From a region of the Thermomicrobiales bacterium genome:
- a CDS encoding SMC family ATPase, translating into MIPLQLTLKNFLSYRDEVSIDLSPIRIACLSGDNGAGKSALLDAMTWALWGKARSNNDRDMVSINAAEMEVTYAFRLGDREYRVFRRRSFAGASKHTVEVDVRAIGDTAWSSMTGDSVSHTQRKINHLLSLEYDTFIHSAFILQGKADAFTEKSPTERKKILGEILNLQEYDVLAKSARDRANTLGRELASIHGQMGELDDQLVVRQVVEEELTITGQRLTELGQQLDLAALREQSLAVQLREHDMYQQQIVEGSQRETRETAARDSERARRDGQIRERDQLVETVAHADEIEHGWAELQRWHAEVVRLNELARGDQEFQRTIHAAEREIDGERATIQRAADRHQQAAQAARDALALCEQQRIRLAELTTRIDAVGDAGASLAQVASDLDRLRQKYAGLTSENKQLAIQNEEITANLELLKIEDADCPTCHRPLSDHDREHVRDNLLRDADTIRRRHKANTEQLAEIKVQGDALRKEQQALEKTLRELSGHRALVTQITEELKREDGIRAQLAEDEQALAQALKILDTETFAEPARQRLLIARTEQQKLGYDPRVAAEAAKHERDLQPFAERKTALDRARADISRCDAVIAEMDKNIAAMEANLAETSRALHLLRKEHPIDPDLRDRALAATDEVERFRREKSALEQEQGRLGGRIRDLDALQERRDELDVKATEIELDESAARILGEAFGRNGIQALVIESVLPELEDEANELLRKMSNGQLEVSIRTQKQALSTDKVIETLDIEIRDEAGKRPYQLYSGGEAFRINFAVRVALSKLLARRAGASIDMLVIDEGFGTQDSQGRDGLIEALHSIEADFQTILVITHIGEIRDMFPSRIDVVKTDRGSQVVVV; encoded by the coding sequence ATGATTCCTCTACAGCTTACGCTTAAGAATTTCCTCAGTTATCGAGATGAAGTATCGATCGATCTTTCGCCTATCCGCATTGCATGTCTCTCCGGGGACAACGGCGCAGGCAAGTCTGCGCTACTCGACGCGATGACCTGGGCGCTGTGGGGCAAAGCCAGATCGAACAACGACCGCGACATGGTGTCGATCAACGCAGCCGAGATGGAAGTCACCTACGCATTCCGGCTCGGCGACCGTGAATATCGTGTGTTCCGCAGGCGCTCGTTCGCCGGTGCCAGCAAGCACACAGTCGAAGTCGATGTCCGCGCGATTGGAGATACGGCGTGGTCGTCGATGACCGGCGATTCCGTCAGCCATACCCAGAGGAAGATCAATCACCTGCTGTCGCTGGAGTACGACACATTCATCCATTCGGCATTCATCCTGCAGGGCAAGGCAGACGCATTCACCGAAAAGTCGCCAACCGAGCGCAAGAAGATCCTCGGTGAAATCCTGAATCTGCAGGAATACGATGTGCTGGCCAAATCGGCCCGCGACCGCGCCAACACGCTAGGGCGCGAGCTTGCTTCGATTCACGGTCAGATGGGCGAGCTGGACGATCAGTTGGTGGTTCGGCAAGTTGTTGAGGAAGAACTCACGATTACCGGTCAGAGGCTGACTGAACTTGGCCAGCAACTTGATCTTGCGGCACTGCGCGAGCAATCCCTCGCCGTCCAATTGCGCGAACACGACATGTACCAGCAGCAGATCGTCGAGGGCAGCCAGCGCGAAACGCGCGAGACTGCCGCGCGAGACAGTGAGCGTGCACGGCGCGACGGGCAAATCCGCGAGCGCGACCAACTGGTGGAAACCGTCGCACACGCGGACGAGATCGAGCACGGCTGGGCAGAACTCCAGCGCTGGCACGCCGAGGTTGTGCGGCTCAACGAATTGGCCCGTGGCGATCAGGAATTCCAGCGTACGATTCACGCCGCAGAGCGCGAGATCGACGGCGAGCGCGCAACCATTCAGCGCGCAGCAGACCGCCACCAGCAGGCCGCTCAGGCTGCTCGCGATGCGCTGGCGCTGTGCGAGCAGCAACGCATCCGGCTGGCAGAGCTGACGACACGCATCGACGCAGTCGGGGACGCAGGCGCATCACTCGCACAGGTTGCCTCCGATCTGGACAGGCTGCGCCAGAAATACGCCGGGCTCACCTCAGAGAACAAACAACTCGCAATCCAGAACGAAGAGATTACTGCCAACCTTGAGTTGCTAAAGATTGAGGATGCTGACTGCCCAACCTGCCACCGGCCACTGAGCGATCATGACCGTGAGCACGTGCGTGACAACCTGCTCCGCGACGCCGATACGATCCGACGAAGACACAAGGCGAACACCGAGCAACTGGCGGAGATAAAGGTGCAGGGCGATGCCCTTCGCAAAGAGCAGCAGGCGCTCGAAAAGACGTTGCGTGAACTGTCGGGCCACCGCGCGCTCGTGACCCAGATCACCGAAGAGCTGAAGCGCGAGGACGGCATCCGCGCGCAGCTCGCCGAGGACGAGCAGGCACTTGCGCAGGCGCTGAAGATCCTCGATACGGAGACTTTCGCCGAACCGGCGCGACAGCGACTCCTTATCGCCAGAACCGAACAGCAGAAGCTGGGCTACGACCCACGCGTCGCCGCCGAAGCTGCCAAGCACGAGCGCGATCTGCAGCCGTTCGCCGAGCGGAAGACGGCGCTGGATCGCGCTCGTGCCGACATCTCGCGTTGTGATGCCGTCATCGCAGAGATGGACAAGAACATCGCTGCCATGGAAGCCAACCTCGCTGAAACAAGTCGGGCGCTGCACCTGCTCCGCAAGGAGCATCCGATCGACCCCGATCTTCGTGACCGTGCGTTGGCGGCAACTGATGAGGTTGAACGCTTCCGGCGCGAGAAGTCCGCGCTCGAACAGGAACAGGGTCGCCTGGGAGGGCGCATCCGCGATCTGGATGCGCTGCAGGAACGCCGTGACGAGCTGGACGTGAAAGCAACCGAGATTGAGCTGGACGAGAGCGCCGCGAGGATCCTCGGCGAGGCGTTCGGACGGAACGGCATTCAGGCGCTGGTGATCGAGAGTGTTCTTCCGGAACTGGAAGACGAGGCCAACGAGCTGCTGCGCAAGATGTCCAACGGCCAACTGGAAGTGTCGATTCGAACCCAGAAGCAGGCGCTCTCGACCGACAAGGTGATCGAGACACTCGACATCGAGATTCGGGACGAAGCCGGTAAACGACCGTACCAGCTCTACAGCGGCGGCGAGGCGTTCCGCATCAACTTCGCCGTGCGTGTCGCGCTGTCGAAGCTGTTGGCGCGACGGGCCGGAGCCAGCATCGACATGCTTGTTATCGACGAAGGCTTTGGCACGCAGGATAGCCAGGGTCGCGATGGGCTGATCGAAGCGCTGCACTCGATCGAAGCGGACTTCCAGACGATCCTGGTCATCACGCACATCGGGGAAATCCGCGACATGTTCCCGTCACGCATTGATGTCGTCAAGACGGATCGCGGATCGCAGGTAGTGGTCGTATAG
- a CDS encoding M20/M25/M40 family metallo-hydrolase, producing MAVETILTELMAIPGPTGRESLVMDWLRERWQGHAESVWDTKVWQSAGARRRQRANPADSGTRRRAVARHPLNRRERLLWLSNGQAPSTNVTHRYPVGQPALVVGRHGQIDGLFAAASGHILTVRQRDTERVDLDTLFVDIGAASRAEAVSMGAHVGASIVWNTPPRRLGNRLYGKAIDDRVALALMLTELIETVSPDDSAYDLYLAATIQEEIGLVGSLSLRADVDADLAIALDNGLVGDIPTVSSGLMPTVLGGGPTLVYKDAHVHYDIRLIDRLTDIASERDIPVQHAVYEQIGSDGSALIKQGIPTALLGPATRYTHSAFEMIDVRDLDSSLDLLAAFVTSAP from the coding sequence ATGGCGGTCGAAACGATCCTGACCGAACTGATGGCGATTCCCGGCCCAACTGGTCGCGAGTCGCTGGTGATGGACTGGCTGCGTGAACGCTGGCAGGGCCACGCTGAAAGCGTCTGGGACACCAAGGTTTGGCAATCTGCTGGCGCACGTCGGCGGCAACGGGCCAACCCTGCTGATTCAGGGACACGCCGACGAGCTGTCGCTCGTCATCCGCTCAATCGACGCGAACGGCTTCTGTGGCTGTCGAATGGGCAGGCACCGAGCACGAACGTCACACATCGCTACCCGGTGGGGCAGCCGGCGCTGGTCGTCGGACGACATGGACAGATCGACGGTCTGTTCGCTGCGGCGAGCGGCCACATCCTCACCGTCCGTCAGCGCGATACTGAGCGCGTCGATCTGGACACGCTGTTTGTCGACATCGGCGCAGCGTCGCGCGCCGAAGCCGTTTCGATGGGTGCACACGTCGGCGCGAGCATTGTCTGGAACACACCACCGCGCCGCCTCGGCAATCGCCTCTACGGCAAAGCGATCGACGACCGCGTCGCACTGGCGCTGATGCTGACTGAGCTGATTGAAACGGTGTCGCCGGACGATTCGGCCTACGATCTCTACCTCGCAGCTACCATTCAGGAAGAGATCGGGCTGGTCGGCTCGCTGTCGCTCCGCGCCGATGTTGATGCCGATCTGGCGATCGCGCTGGACAACGGGCTGGTTGGCGACATCCCGACTGTCTCCTCCGGTCTGATGCCGACTGTCCTCGGTGGCGGTCCGACGCTGGTCTACAAGGACGCGCATGTGCACTACGACATACGCCTTATCGACCGGCTGACGGACATTGCCAGCGAGCGCGACATCCCGGTTCAGCACGCCGTCTACGAGCAGATCGGCAGCGATGGGTCGGCGCTCATCAAGCAGGGCATCCCGACAGCATTGCTGGGACCTGCGACCCGCTATACGCATTCGGCATTCGAGATGATCGATGTTCGTGATCTGGATTCGTCGCTCGACCTGCTGGCTGCGTTCGTGACGTCTGCACCGTAG
- the prfB gene encoding peptide chain release factor 2 (programmed frameshift): MEQTTPDILSGIKLRLDEIGVRLDLPEKRREIGELEAQSVEPGFWDDAGRAQRLMQRLTGIRSQVDDWERMSHQASDLLELSELADDDDSMLTEIREQTAELGQQLDQMEIQLLLSDEHDESNALLAIHAGTGGIDAQDWAEMLSRMYLRWSDKRGFSTSVLDWTEGEEAGIKSTTIEIRGRYAYGLLKGEAGTHRLVRLSPFDSAHRRHTAFALVEVLPDVDDDTEVVIRDEDIRIDTYRSSGAGGQHVNKTSSAIRITHFPTGIVVTCQDERSQLQNKESAFKILRSRLVELKIREQEAERARLKGEHVTEGWGNRIRSYVLQPYTMVNDHRTDFSTSDVQGVLDGDLDPAIESYLHQQLQEQSEQVRAD, translated from the exons GTGGAACAGACAACACCGGATATCCTCTCCGGCATCAAGCTGCGGCTTGATGAGATCGGGGTGCGTCTT GACTTACCGGAGAAGCGTCGCGAAATAGGCGAGCTGGAAGCGCAGTCGGTCGAACCGGGCTTCTGGGATGATGCCGGGCGCGCCCAGCGTTTGATGCAACGCCTCACCGGCATCCGCTCGCAAGTTGATGACTGGGAGCGAATGAGCCACCAGGCGTCTGATCTGCTGGAGCTATCCGAGCTTGCCGACGATGATGACTCGATGCTCACTGAGATCAGGGAGCAGACAGCGGAACTCGGCCAACAACTCGACCAGATGGAGATTCAGCTCCTGCTGAGCGACGAGCACGATGAGAGTAACGCGCTCCTCGCGATACACGCCGGCACCGGCGGCATTGACGCGCAGGACTGGGCCGAAATGCTCAGTCGGATGTATTTGCGCTGGTCCGATAAGCGCGGCTTTTCCACGTCTGTTCTCGATTGGACCGAAGGCGAAGAAGCTGGGATCAAGAGCACGACGATTGAAATCCGCGGTCGCTATGCGTACGGCCTGCTGAAGGGCGAGGCCGGCACGCATCGTCTGGTGCGGCTGTCGCCGTTCGATTCAGCCCACCGCCGCCACACCGCCTTCGCGCTCGTTGAGGTCTTGCCGGACGTCGATGATGATACCGAGGTCGTTATCCGCGACGAGGATATCCGGATCGATACCTACCGCTCATCCGGCGCCGGTGGGCAGCACGTCAACAAGACTAGCTCTGCGATTCGGATCACGCACTTCCCGACCGGCATCGTTGTCACCTGTCAGGACGAGCGCTCGCAGCTGCAGAACAAGGAATCGGCATTCAAGATCCTGCGTTCGAGGCTGGTCGAGCTGAAGATCCGCGAGCAGGAGGCTGAGCGCGCCCGTCTGAAGGGCGAGCACGTCACTGAGGGCTGGGGCAACCGCATCCGCTCGTACGTCCTCCAGCCGTACACGATGGTCAATGACCACCGCACCGACTTCTCGACGAGTGACGTCCAAGGGGTGTTGGACGGCGACCTCGACCCGGCGATTGAGTCCTATCTGCATCAGCAGCTTCAGGAACAATCGGAGCAGGTGCGTGCGGATTAG
- a CDS encoding LuxR C-terminal-related transcriptional regulator — protein MRRTIERLPDRFEVEMTTGSYAALGPLTRWCPDVILTGRWVEDESVIPFLRLVRSRLPEASFIIIADDYALHELHEFAEIGGLSYLLWKDLRGPNLRAILNAAIRSQTLIVSRDVAAAYVASHSIQTANIHGLSLSDRERAVIDGLGQGLTQKEVAAQLHVSHRTVESDIARLKTQLDASSAFALGLAIARFVDE, from the coding sequence GTGCGGCGGACGATCGAACGCCTGCCGGACCGCTTCGAAGTTGAGATGACCACAGGTAGTTATGCGGCGCTCGGGCCGCTCACGCGGTGGTGCCCGGACGTGATTCTCACGGGGCGGTGGGTCGAGGATGAATCGGTCATCCCGTTCCTCCGATTGGTGCGTTCGCGGCTGCCCGAGGCCTCCTTCATCATTATCGCCGACGATTATGCTCTTCACGAGTTGCACGAATTCGCCGAGATAGGGGGCTTGAGCTATCTGCTCTGGAAGGATCTGCGTGGTCCCAACCTGCGCGCCATCCTGAATGCCGCTATTCGCAGCCAGACGCTCATTGTTTCCCGCGATGTAGCTGCTGCGTATGTTGCCAGCCACTCGATCCAGACAGCGAACATCCACGGCCTGTCACTATCAGATCGCGAACGTGCTGTCATAGACGGCCTGGGTCAGGGACTCACGCAGAAGGAGGTCGCCGCACAACTTCACGTGAGCCACCGAACCGTCGAGAGCGACATCGCGCGACTGAAGACTCAGTTGGACGCCTCGTCAGCCTTCGCCCTCGGCCTGGCCATCGCCAGATTCGTCGACGAGTAG
- the coaE gene encoding dephospho-CoA kinase (Dephospho-CoA kinase (CoaE) performs the final step in coenzyme A biosynthesis.) yields MRRKHVIGLTGNIATGKSTVVEMLTALGAEAIDGDKIVHELMGPGSPIADAIRQQFGPDTVNPDGSINRPALGAVVFSDPAKLRALEAITWPPVLARKRDAIQQPGPDVLVLDAIKLFESGMAADCDEVWVVTAPREQQIERIIRRNKVDRAEAERRIDAQPPQEEKVARADVVIDNGGTLDDTHRQVHAAWQRLTAND; encoded by the coding sequence ATGCGCCGCAAGCACGTCATCGGACTGACCGGGAACATCGCGACCGGTAAGTCGACCGTTGTCGAGATGTTGACCGCGCTCGGCGCTGAGGCAATCGACGGCGACAAGATCGTGCACGAGCTGATGGGCCCGGGCTCTCCAATAGCCGACGCAATTCGCCAGCAGTTCGGCCCGGACACGGTGAACCCCGATGGCAGCATCAATCGGCCCGCGCTCGGAGCGGTCGTGTTCTCCGATCCGGCCAAGTTGCGTGCGCTGGAGGCAATCACCTGGCCGCCGGTGCTGGCGCGCAAACGCGACGCCATTCAGCAGCCTGGTCCGGACGTGCTGGTGCTTGACGCGATCAAGTTGTTCGAATCCGGCATGGCGGCCGATTGTGATGAAGTCTGGGTCGTTACCGCGCCTCGCGAGCAGCAGATCGAGCGCATCATCCGGCGCAACAAGGTCGATCGCGCCGAAGCCGAGCGCCGCATTGATGCCCAACCGCCGCAGGAAGAGAAGGTCGCCCGCGCCGATGTCGTCATCGACAACGGCGGCACGCTCGACGATACCCACCGCCAGGTCCACGCCGCCTGGCAGCGCCTGACGGCGAACGACTGA
- a CDS encoding ATP-binding cassette domain-containing protein, translating to MAASTILTVQDIGRTFGTEEIFSGITFQINEREHVALVGTNGAGKSTLLKIIAGLDEPSTGELTFQTGLHVAYQAQEASFSADRSLYEEALEAFAHVRAIADRMAEIEREMSSTDGAELESLFDEYSKLSTEFETHGGYEMEHRTAAVLAGLGFAEDMFGDPVRQLSGGQKTRVALAKALLSDPDLLMLDEPTNHLDLQAIEWLEEFLRSWNRAFVVVSHDRYFLDRVTTRTLDLAFGNLEDYPGGYNRYLKLREERMVRRLKEYEEQQEFIARTEEFIRKYKAGQRSKEARGRETRLARLERLERPQEHEKLTLRMRAELRPGRTVMTVKPITVGYLPRPEMGETEPDVMVQTTRELQIERGDRVALLGPNGSGKTTTLRTLIGELPTLAGRIELGTNVRVAYYAQGHEGLDPTRTVLETLLYDKPLGEEAARTLLGRFLFTGDDVFKPVSALSGGERSRLALCRLTLERANFLILDEPTNHLDIGAREALEEVLDGYDGTMLFVSHDRYFIDRIANRIWNIEDGDIATYLGNYSDMLRHREARVATTSSVAPPAAPLREAQREEPVVTPTPPSTSSLRANRQNERALRDAQKRLKATEREVGRLEERLNEASDALTRASIDQDVDAVARLGAEYEKLQADLERAYAEWSDATATLDALMSVVAE from the coding sequence ATGGCAGCCAGCACAATTCTTACCGTCCAGGATATTGGCAGGACCTTCGGCACCGAAGAGATCTTTTCCGGCATCACCTTTCAGATCAATGAGCGCGAGCACGTCGCACTCGTCGGCACCAACGGGGCCGGCAAGTCGACGTTACTTAAGATCATCGCCGGTCTCGATGAACCGTCGACCGGCGAACTGACGTTCCAGACCGGCTTGCACGTGGCCTATCAGGCGCAGGAAGCGTCATTTTCCGCCGACAGGTCACTCTACGAGGAAGCGCTCGAAGCATTTGCGCATGTCCGCGCAATCGCGGATCGCATGGCCGAGATCGAGCGTGAGATGTCCAGCACAGACGGTGCCGAGCTGGAGAGCCTGTTTGACGAATACAGCAAGCTCTCAACCGAGTTCGAGACCCATGGCGGCTACGAGATGGAACACCGCACCGCCGCTGTGCTAGCCGGCCTCGGCTTCGCCGAGGACATGTTCGGCGATCCGGTGCGGCAGCTCTCCGGAGGTCAGAAGACGCGCGTCGCGCTGGCGAAGGCGCTGTTGTCTGACCCGGATCTCCTGATGCTCGACGAGCCGACGAACCATCTCGACCTGCAGGCAATCGAGTGGCTCGAGGAATTCCTGCGCTCGTGGAATCGCGCGTTCGTCGTCGTCTCGCACGATCGCTACTTCCTTGACCGCGTCACGACTCGCACGCTCGATCTGGCGTTCGGCAATCTTGAGGACTATCCGGGTGGCTACAACCGCTACCTGAAACTCCGTGAGGAGCGGATGGTTCGCCGTCTGAAAGAGTACGAAGAGCAGCAGGAGTTCATCGCCCGCACCGAGGAGTTCATCCGCAAGTACAAGGCTGGACAGCGCTCCAAGGAAGCACGAGGCCGCGAGACGCGGCTGGCGCGGCTCGAACGTCTGGAGCGCCCGCAGGAGCACGAGAAGCTGACGCTGCGCATGCGCGCCGAGCTGCGTCCCGGTCGAACGGTCATGACCGTCAAGCCGATCACCGTCGGCTACCTGCCGCGGCCAGAGATGGGCGAGACCGAGCCGGACGTGATGGTGCAGACGACCAGAGAGCTGCAAATAGAACGTGGTGATCGCGTGGCGCTGCTCGGCCCGAATGGATCCGGCAAGACAACGACGCTGCGCACGCTCATCGGCGAGCTGCCAACGCTCGCTGGTCGGATCGAGCTGGGTACGAACGTCCGCGTCGCCTACTACGCTCAGGGACACGAAGGGCTCGACCCCACGCGGACAGTGCTGGAGACGCTGCTATACGACAAGCCGCTGGGCGAGGAGGCCGCGCGCACGTTGCTTGGTCGCTTCCTCTTCACCGGCGATGATGTCTTCAAGCCGGTCTCGGCGCTCTCCGGTGGAGAGCGCAGTCGCCTGGCGCTCTGTCGACTAACCCTGGAGCGGGCCAACTTCCTGATCCTGGACGAGCCGACAAACCACCTCGACATCGGCGCGCGCGAGGCGCTCGAAGAGGTACTGGATGGCTACGACGGCACGATGCTGTTTGTCTCGCACGACCGCTACTTCATCGACCGTATCGCCAATCGCATCTGGAATATCGAGGACGGCGACATCGCCACCTATCTCGGCAACTACTCCGACATGCTACGGCACCGTGAGGCGCGGGTCGCGACAACGTCGAGCGTCGCGCCGCCAGCTGCGCCATTGCGCGAAGCACAGCGCGAGGAGCCGGTTGTGACACCAACTCCGCCGTCCACGTCGTCGCTCCGCGCCAACCGCCAGAATGAGCGTGCGTTACGGGACGCGCAAAAGCGCCTGAAGGCCACCGAACGTGAGGTCGGGCGGCTGGAGGAGCGACTTAACGAGGCGTCCGACGCGCTGACACGCGCCAGCATCGACCAGGATGTGGATGCAGTGGCTCGTCTCGGCGCGGAGTACGAGAAGCTACAAGCTGACCTCGAACGCGCCTATGCCGAGTGGTCCGATGCGACGGCGACGCTGGACGCGCTGATGTCGGTGGTCGCAGAATAG
- the dnaK gene encoding molecular chaperone DnaK produces MGRTIGIDLGTTNSVVAVIEGGEPTVITNAEGERLTPSVVALSASGERLVGRFAKRQAVTNPRNTIFSVKRFVGRRFDEPEVQRDLKLVPYEVRKGDNDSIEIKMGDRWYRSAEISAMVLQKLKADAEAYLGETVDKAVITVPAYFDDSQRQATKDAGQIAGLEVLRIINEPTASALAYGLEKKGDEKIAVYDLGGGTYDISILDLSEGVFQVLATNGDTHLGGDDFDQRIIDWLADEFKKQEGIDLRSDRMALQRLKEAAEKAKIELSSTQQTDINLPFITADASGPKHLNVTLSRSKLEQLVEDLIKRSVGPMDAALKDAGLSKSDVDEILLVGGQTRMPAVQKAVTDFFGKEPHKGINPDEVVAIGAAIQAGVLGGEVKDILLLDVTPLTLSIETLGGVATALIERNTTIPTRKSQIFTTASDSQGQVEIHVTQGERPMAHDNKTLARFILDGIPPAPRGIPKIEVTFDIDANGILNVSAKDQATSREQKVTITASSGLNKDEIDRMVKEAESHASEDRERREAIEFRNQAEAMVYQAERTLSDYGDKVPSDVKLDLEQKVANVRDILANDPENIERLRTAYDEMNQTLSQAGASMYEQAEAAEQPEATDGAAEDSPSGDDDDTTVEGEFREVG; encoded by the coding sequence ATGGGAAGAACGATCGGGATTGATCTCGGGACAACCAACTCCGTCGTCGCCGTCATCGAAGGTGGCGAGCCGACGGTCATTACGAACGCAGAGGGTGAGCGGCTGACGCCGTCCGTCGTCGCGCTCTCCGCTAGTGGTGAGCGCCTCGTTGGCCGCTTCGCCAAGCGCCAGGCCGTGACGAACCCGCGCAACACGATCTTTTCGGTGAAGCGCTTCGTCGGCCGCCGCTTCGATGAGCCGGAGGTCCAGCGCGATCTCAAACTCGTCCCCTACGAAGTACGCAAGGGCGACAATGACAGCATCGAGATCAAGATGGGCGACCGCTGGTACCGCTCAGCCGAGATCTCGGCGATGGTGCTGCAGAAGCTGAAGGCGGACGCCGAGGCGTATCTCGGCGAGACGGTCGACAAGGCGGTCATCACCGTCCCAGCCTACTTCGACGACAGCCAGCGCCAGGCAACCAAGGACGCCGGTCAGATCGCCGGTCTTGAGGTCCTGCGCATCATCAACGAGCCGACGGCGTCGGCCCTTGCGTACGGTCTGGAGAAGAAGGGCGACGAGAAGATCGCCGTCTACGACCTCGGTGGTGGCACGTACGATATTTCGATTCTTGATCTGTCCGAGGGCGTCTTCCAGGTCCTGGCGACGAATGGCGACACCCACCTCGGTGGCGACGACTTCGACCAGCGCATCATCGACTGGCTGGCGGACGAGTTCAAGAAGCAGGAGGGCATCGACCTCCGCAGCGACCGCATGGCTCTGCAGCGCCTCAAGGAAGCCGCCGAGAAGGCCAAGATCGAGCTGTCCTCGACGCAGCAGACCGACATCAACCTGCCGTTCATCACGGCGGATGCCAGCGGCCCGAAGCACCTGAACGTGACGCTGTCGCGTTCGAAGCTCGAGCAGCTTGTCGAAGACCTGATCAAGCGCAGCGTTGGCCCGATGGATGCAGCACTCAAGGACGCCGGGCTGAGCAAGTCCGATGTCGACGAGATCCTGCTGGTCGGTGGCCAGACGCGCATGCCGGCCGTCCAGAAGGCGGTCACGGACTTCTTTGGCAAAGAGCCACACAAGGGCATCAACCCGGACGAGGTCGTTGCCATTGGCGCGGCGATCCAGGCCGGCGTCCTCGGCGGCGAGGTCAAGGACATCCTGCTTCTGGACGTGACGCCGCTGACGCTCTCGATCGAGACGCTCGGTGGCGTGGCCACCGCGCTGATTGAGCGCAACACGACGATCCCGACCCGCAAGAGCCAGATCTTCACCACGGCTTCGGACAGCCAGGGGCAGGTCGAGATTCACGTCACCCAGGGCGAACGCCCGATGGCGCACGACAACAAGACGCTGGCGCGCTTCATTCTGGACGGCATTCCGCCTGCGCCGCGCGGCATCCCGAAGATCGAAGTGACCTTCGACATCGACGCCAACGGTATCCTGAACGTGTCGGCCAAGGACCAGGCGACCTCGCGTGAGCAGAAGGTGACCATTACCGCATCGAGCGGCCTGAACAAGGATGAGATTGACCGCATGGTCAAGGAGGCCGAGTCGCACGCGAGCGAAGACCGCGAGCGCCGCGAGGCCATCGAGTTCCGCAATCAGGCTGAGGCGATGGTCTACCAGGCCGAGCGAACGCTCTCCGATTACGGCGACAAGGTCCCGAGCGATGTCAAGCTCGACCTGGAGCAGAAGGTCGCCAACGTGCGCGACATTCTGGCCAACGATCCGGAGAACATCGAGCGTCTGCGCACGGCGTACGACGAGATGAACCAGACGCTTTCGCAGGCTGGCGCATCCATGTACGAGCAGGCCGAGGCCGCCGAGCAGCCGGAAGCGACTGACGGTGCCGCCGAGGACTCGCCGTCCGGCGACGATGACGACACCACCGTCGAGGGCGAGTTCCGCGAAGTCGGCTGA
- a CDS encoding nucleotide exchange factor GrpE, translated as MIEDLERTGGGDPAEDGEFATTGNDAVSELDQLRAESAELLDTLQRSRAEFANYRRRVEQEREMARHRATEEIIRKLLPIADDFERALTSAPEAIAADAWFEGFRLVERKLWNLLSGEGVKPMESLGQPFDPSRHDAVMIEEGVTNADTVVEEFQRGYLVNDTVIRPAMVKVGAQPNAADETPQA; from the coding sequence GTGATTGAAGATCTGGAACGCACCGGAGGCGGAGACCCAGCTGAAGACGGCGAATTCGCCACCACCGGCAACGACGCAGTGTCGGAGCTGGACCAGCTACGCGCTGAATCAGCCGAGCTACTGGACACACTGCAGCGCTCGCGAGCCGAGTTCGCCAACTATCGGCGCAGGGTCGAGCAGGAGCGCGAGATGGCCCGCCATCGCGCAACTGAGGAGATCATTCGCAAGCTCCTGCCGATTGCCGACGACTTTGAGCGGGCACTCACCTCAGCACCTGAGGCCATTGCCGCCGACGCCTGGTTTGAGGGATTCCGGCTGGTGGAGCGCAAGCTCTGGAACCTGCTATCGGGTGAAGGGGTCAAGCCGATGGAAAGCCTCGGCCAGCCGTTCGACCCCAGCCGTCATGACGCCGTGATGATTGAAGAAGGCGTCACGAACGCAGACACGGTCGTGGAGGAATTCCAGCGCGGATATCTGGTAAACGACACGGTTATTCGACCAGCCATGGTCAAGGTCGGCGCTCAACCCAACGCAGCGGATGAGACGCCACAGGCATAG